GAAGCAGCTGGAGCAGTGGTTCCTGCGCATCACGGACTATGCGGACGAGCTGCTCGGCTGGCTCGACAAGATGAAGGAAAAGTGGCCCGATCCGGTCCTGACCATGCAGTCCAACTGGATCGGCAAGAGCTACGGCGCGGAGCTGACCTTCCGGGTCAAGGACCGGGAAGAGTCCGTGAACGTGTTCACCACCCGGCCCGACACGCTTTACGGCGCCACCTTCATGAGCCTCGCGGCCGAGCATCCCCTGGTGGAAAAGCTCATCGCGGGCACGGACAGGGCGGACGAGGTCCGCGCCTTCGTGCACAAGTGCGTGAACATGGACAAGTTCCACCGCGCGGCCGAGGACACCGAAAAGGAAGGCGTGTTCACGGGCGCGTACTGCCTCAACCCGGTCACCGGCCTGGAAATGCCCATCTACGTGGCCAACTTCGTGCTCATGGGCTACGGCACCGGCGCTGTCATGGCCGTGCCCGCCCACGACCAGCGCGACTTCGAGTTCGCCCGCAAGTACGGCCTGCCGATGCAGGTGGTCATCCGGCCCGAAGACCGCGACCTCCAGCCCGAAGCCCTGACCGAGGCCTATACCGAGGCGGGCGTGCTGGTGAACTCCGGCGAATTCGACGGCCTGCCCAACGAGGAGGCCAAGAAGCGCATCGTGGAGCACCTGGACCGGCAGGGCCTGGGCACCATGACCGTGAACTTCCGCCTGCGCGACTGGAACATCTCCCGCCAGCGCTACTGGGGCGCGCCCATTCCCGTGATCCACTGCGAGGGCTGCGGCGTGGTCCCCGTGCCCGAGGACCAGCTCCCCGTGGTCCTGCCCGAGGGCGTGGCCATGCGCGAGGACGGCAAGTCCCCGCTGCCCTTCCTGGAAGAATGGGTCAAGGTGGACTGCCCCCGCTGCGGCCGGCCCGCGCGCCGCGAAACCGACACCATGGACACCTTCGTGGAGTCCTCCTGGTACTTCCTGCGCTACACCGACGCCCGCATCGACACCTCGCCCTTCGACGCCCAGGCCGTGCGCTACTGGATGCCCGTGGACCAGTACATCGGCGGCATCGAGCACGCCATCCTGCACCTGCTTTACGCGCGCTTCTTCACCAAGCTGCTGCGCGACGAGGGCTATGTGGATGCGGACGAGCCCTTCGAGCACCTGCTGACCCAGGGCATGGTCGTGCTCAACGGCTCGAAGATGTCCAAGTCCAAGGGCAACGTGGTCGATCCGGGCGAGATGATCAGGAAATACGGCGCGGACGCCACCCGCTTGTTCATCCTCTTCGCGGCTCCGCCCGAAAAGGAGCTGGAGTGGTCCGACCGGGGCATCGAAGGCTCTTTCCGCTTCATCGGCAGGCTCTGGCGGCTGGCCGAGGAGCTGGAAAGCTCCCTGGTCTGCGTGCAGCCCTGCCACGCCGTGCCCGGCGAGCTTTCCGCCGAGGCCAAGCAGCTCCGGCTCAAGGAGCACGACACCGTGCGCCGCGTCTCCCGCGACATCGAGAACAGCTTCCAGTTCAACACGGCCATCGCCGCGATCATGGAGCTGGTCAACGAGATGTACGCGCTGAAGGACGCCCTGACGGGCACGGAGCAGGGACGCTGCCAGCTCTCGTCGGCCCTGGCCACGGCAGTGACCCTGCTTTCGCCCATGGCCCCGCACGTCTGCGAGGAAATCTGGCAGGCCATCGGCCACGGCGGCGTCGTGGCCGAGCAGCCCTGGCCCCAATACGACGAGGCCGCCCTGGTCACGGACGAGGTCACGGTCGTGGCCCAGGTCTGCGGCAAGGTGCGCGGCCAGGTCAGCGTGCCGAACGGCGCCACCGAGGAGCAGGTCAAGGCGGCCTGCATGGCCGTGGAAAACGTGGCCCGCCATCTGGAAGGCAAGCAGGTGGTCAAGGTCATCTACGTACCCGGCAGGCTCGTGAACATCGTGGTCCGCTAGCGGCCCGCGCTCATTTTCAATGCCGGAAGCGCTTTAAAAAAACCGGGTCCGGGCGTATGCTGCATGCGCCCGGCCCGGTTTTTTCGCTTGCAGGGCGCAACCCCATCCAGCCCAGGTCAGGAGAGTCCATGCACGATACTGGAGCCCGAAACTTCATCTCGATCCGCCCCGTTGCGGCGCTGCTCGGCGGCGCGCTGCTTCTCGCCGCGCTCGTCTCCGGCTGCGGCTATCGGCTCGCGAGCCAGGGGCCAGTGGCCCTGCCCGAAGACCAGCGCACCTTGTGCATGGATTCCGTGGAGAACCCCACGCTCCAGACCTGGCTCGGCCCGCGCCTGCGCTCGGAGCTGCGCGACGAGCTGCACCGCCGGGGCTGGACGCGCTGGGTGCGGCGGTCCGAGGCCGACCTGCTCGTGCGCGTCGTGATCGAACGCTTCAGCCACAGCACCAAGGTCAGCAACGAGGAGGACGAGACGCTGCGCTCCGAGGCCAGCCTGACCATGCATGTGCAGTTCGTTTCCCGGGCCACGGACGAGGTGGTCTGGTCTTCGGGCACCATCGCGGCCAGCGAGAGCTACTTCGGCGCGTCCTCCACCGAGGCGGACGATTCCGTGACCGAGCTGGCGGTGCGCCGCGCCGTGGACAAGCTCAGCGAGAGGTACTGAGCCGTGGCCAGGCCGGACGTGCTCTTCCTGGTCTGCCCGGACGGACGGCTCATCGGACGGAAGATCGAGTCCGTGCTGAAGGACGTGGGCGAGTACGAGCGCAAGGTCTTCTGGGGCGACGACGAGCCCCCCCTGCCCGAAGCCTTCTGGAAGGACATCACGGTCCAGAATCTTTTCGCCACGCCCAAGGCCGTGGTGGTCCGCCGCGCCCACCTGCTCAAGGTGGACGACTGGGACCGCGTTGCCTCGGCCCTGGCCGCCAAGCCCAAAACCGTGCTTCCGTTCTTCTGCCTGGAAGGGGAGTGGAAGAAGAAGGCTCCGGTTCCGGCGGCCCTGGCCCGGCGTCCGCTCTGGAAGGCCGCGGAGAAGCGCGGCTGGGTCTGGGAGCAGCCCGGACTGGACGCGAAGGGCATGTCCGACTTCGTGCGCGACTGGGCTGCCGAGCGGGGCCTGCGGCTCGCTCCCGGAGCGCAGCAGGCTCTGGTGCGCGTCCTGCCCCTGGACGCCCGCGCCGCCACCCTGGAGCTGGAAAAGATCGAACTGGCCGCCGGGGACGCGCGCAGCGTCACCCCGGACCTGGCCGGGCTTGTGGCCGCCAGCCAGGAAATGGACTTTTTCGCCTTCACCGACGCCCTCAGCCAGGGCGGGAATGCGGCGGAAGTCTGGCGGCGGGTGCTTCAGGACCACCTCAAGCAGCCCAAGGAGCAGATGCTCTTCCCGCTGCTCGGCTCCCTGGCCCGCGAGGCGCGCATCCTGGGATTGATCCTGGCGGGCGAGGAAAGCCGCGCCAAAGTGCACCCCTTCGTAGTCAAGAAGAAGTCCGGTCTGGCCCGCAGGCTTGGACCCAAGGGCGTGGCCGCCCTCTTCGACCTCTGCATGGCCGCCGAGCTGGGCGTGAAATCCGGCGAACGCCGCACCGATCAGGCCCTGGACAAGCTCGTGGCCGACCTGAGCTGCATCTACCGGGGTTGACGCCCTGACTCCGCTTCTTGCGTGTTGACCCTGCCCCGCGGCATAGGGCAAAATAATCGGCTCCTGCCCGGACACGGGCGCGAGGAAGAGAGCGCATGGATAAACCGCACTACCACGGACACCGCGAGCGGCTGCGCGAACGGCTGCTGCGCGAGCCGCGCGGCCTCGCGGACTACGAAATCCTCGAGCTGCTGCTGGCCCGGACCCTGCCCCGGCAGGACACCAAGCCCCTGGCCAAGGAACTGCTCCGGCGTTTCGGTTCGCTGCATGGCGCGCTCTACGCGCCGGAGGCGCAGCTGGCCGAAATCAAGGGCTTCGGCGCGGCGCTGGCTTCGTCCTGGGCGCTCTACCGCGAGCTTTGGGCCAGGCTGCGCGAGCCGTCCGCCCTGCGGCGCGAGGTGCTTTCCGGCCCGGAAATGGTCGCCGAGGGCGCCAAGGCCCGTTTCGGGGCCAAGGGCACCGAGGAGTTCTGGGTGGCCCTGGTGGACAACCAGAACCGCGTCATTTCCTGGGAATGCGTCAGCAAGGGAACCGTGGACCAGACCGCGGTCTATCCGCGCGAGGTCATGTCCCTGGCCCTGCGCCACCAGGCCGCGGGCATGATCCTGGTGCACAACCATCCCGGCGGCAGCCCGGAGCCCTCGGACGAGGACGTGCGCTTGACCCTGCGCATCAAGCGGGCCGCGGACGATCTCGGCGTGCGCCTGCTCGACCATCTCGTGGTCACGGACCGCGAGCACTACAGCTTTCAGGGCCACGGGCTGCTCTAGCCCGGCGGCCGAGCCGGAGGAGGGCCGACATGAAGACGTATCACGCCGTTGTGGACGGGCTGGTGCAGGGAGTCTGCTTTCGCGCCTGGACGCGGGATCTGGCGCGCTCCCTGAAGCTGACGGGCTGGGTGCGCAACCTGCCGGACGGCAGGGTGGAAGCCGTGGCCCAGGGGCCGGACAAGGCTCTGGAGGCCTTTGCCGACCAGCTGGAGGTCGGTTCCCCCCTGTCGCGGGTCAGCCGGGTGGAGGGGGAAACGGGCGAACGTGCCGAGCGGTATTCCTCGTTTGAAATACGTTATTGATTCCACCCCTCTTGCCAAAGCGCCAGGACGCATTATCAAGGATAATACTGGAAATACCTTCCCGCATCGGGAAGACTGTCCGCATACGCACTCCGACGAAAGGATCGACCTTTGAGCAAAAAGAAGAAATCTCCCATCAAGCCGAAGCGGTTGCGCCGAGTGCGCGAGGCGGCTCGCGTCAGCGCCTCGGAAGGGGGCGGCCATATCGACGAGCAGCATTTCTTTGACGAGCCGGGCGGGCTCGGCGACCTCACCGTGCAGGACGCCGCCGACGGGCTTTCCCAGCAGGCCGAGCAGAACATTCCCCAGGTGCTGCCCGTGCTGCCCGTGCGGGACATCGTCGTCTTCAACTACATGATCCTGCCGCTGTTCGTGGGGCGGGAAAAATCCGTCAACGCCGTGGACGCGGCCCTTTCCGCCGGTCGGCACATTCTCATCCTGACCCAGCAGGACGAGGGCGTGGAGGAACCGGAACACGACGACCTCTATCAGGTCGGCACCGTGGCCATGATCATGCGCATGCTCAAGATGCCGGACGGCCGCCTCAAGGTGCTGGTCCAGGGCCTTGCGCGCGCCCGCGTGCGCCGCTTCGTCTCCGATTCGCCCTACCACGAGGCCGAGATCGAGCTCATGCGCGAGCCCGTGGAGGTCGAGCCCACCACCGAGGCCGAGGCGCTGATGCGCTCCTCGCGGGAGCAGAGCGAACGCATCCTGACCCTGCGCGGCATTTCGCCCCAGGACATCATGGCCGTGCTCAACAACGTCAACGAGCCGGGCCGTCTCGCG
This sequence is a window from Paucidesulfovibrio longus DSM 6739. Protein-coding genes within it:
- the leuS gene encoding leucine--tRNA ligase, which gives rise to MALGKYEPEAVERKWQQKWSESGCFEVEADPSREKYYVLEMFPYPSGKIHMGHVRNYSIGDVVARYKRMQGCNVLHPMGWDAFGMPAENAAIKHKTHPAKWTYANIAEMREQLRRLGYSYDWRRELATCRPEYYRWEQLFFQKFLEKGLLYRKNAMQNWCDTCQTVLANEQVEDGKCWRCDSHVVQKQLEQWFLRITDYADELLGWLDKMKEKWPDPVLTMQSNWIGKSYGAELTFRVKDREESVNVFTTRPDTLYGATFMSLAAEHPLVEKLIAGTDRADEVRAFVHKCVNMDKFHRAAEDTEKEGVFTGAYCLNPVTGLEMPIYVANFVLMGYGTGAVMAVPAHDQRDFEFARKYGLPMQVVIRPEDRDLQPEALTEAYTEAGVLVNSGEFDGLPNEEAKKRIVEHLDRQGLGTMTVNFRLRDWNISRQRYWGAPIPVIHCEGCGVVPVPEDQLPVVLPEGVAMREDGKSPLPFLEEWVKVDCPRCGRPARRETDTMDTFVESSWYFLRYTDARIDTSPFDAQAVRYWMPVDQYIGGIEHAILHLLYARFFTKLLRDEGYVDADEPFEHLLTQGMVVLNGSKMSKSKGNVVDPGEMIRKYGADATRLFILFAAPPEKELEWSDRGIEGSFRFIGRLWRLAEELESSLVCVQPCHAVPGELSAEAKQLRLKEHDTVRRVSRDIENSFQFNTAIAAIMELVNEMYALKDALTGTEQGRCQLSSALATAVTLLSPMAPHVCEEIWQAIGHGGVVAEQPWPQYDEAALVTDEVTVVAQVCGKVRGQVSVPNGATEEQVKAACMAVENVARHLEGKQVVKVIYVPGRLVNIVVR
- the lptE gene encoding LPS assembly lipoprotein LptE, giving the protein MHDTGARNFISIRPVAALLGGALLLAALVSGCGYRLASQGPVALPEDQRTLCMDSVENPTLQTWLGPRLRSELRDELHRRGWTRWVRRSEADLLVRVVIERFSHSTKVSNEEDETLRSEASLTMHVQFVSRATDEVVWSSGTIAASESYFGASSTEADDSVTELAVRRAVDKLSERY
- the holA gene encoding DNA polymerase III subunit delta, with protein sequence MARPDVLFLVCPDGRLIGRKIESVLKDVGEYERKVFWGDDEPPLPEAFWKDITVQNLFATPKAVVVRRAHLLKVDDWDRVASALAAKPKTVLPFFCLEGEWKKKAPVPAALARRPLWKAAEKRGWVWEQPGLDAKGMSDFVRDWAAERGLRLAPGAQQALVRVLPLDARAATLELEKIELAAGDARSVTPDLAGLVAASQEMDFFAFTDALSQGGNAAEVWRRVLQDHLKQPKEQMLFPLLGSLAREARILGLILAGEESRAKVHPFVVKKKSGLARRLGPKGVAALFDLCMAAELGVKSGERRTDQALDKLVADLSCIYRG
- the radC gene encoding RadC family protein produces the protein MDKPHYHGHRERLRERLLREPRGLADYEILELLLARTLPRQDTKPLAKELLRRFGSLHGALYAPEAQLAEIKGFGAALASSWALYRELWARLREPSALRREVLSGPEMVAEGAKARFGAKGTEEFWVALVDNQNRVISWECVSKGTVDQTAVYPREVMSLALRHQAAGMILVHNHPGGSPEPSDEDVRLTLRIKRAADDLGVRLLDHLVVTDREHYSFQGHGLL
- a CDS encoding acylphosphatase; translated protein: MKTYHAVVDGLVQGVCFRAWTRDLARSLKLTGWVRNLPDGRVEAVAQGPDKALEAFADQLEVGSPLSRVSRVEGETGERAERYSSFEIRY